The window CGTTGCCCTTCGCGGCCAGCGCCGAGGCCGGGCCGATCGATACACTGTTTAACGCCCACTTCTGGATGATCGCCTTTCTGTTTTCGCTCATCATGGTGATGATGATCTATTCGGTTTTCGTCTTTCGCCGGGCGGATGACGACGACAGCGACGGGCCGCACGTCCACAGCAACACCCGGCTGGAGATTGGCTGGACGATTGTGCCGACCTTCGTCGTGCTGGGCTTCGGCGTGTGGGGCGCGGTTATCCTGAACGAGATCACCCGCCCCAAAGAAGGCGAGATGACGGTCAACGTCACCGGCAAGCAGTGGATCTGGAGCTTCGCCTACCCGGAGCAAGAGGACGTCCAGTCGGGCGAGTTAGTCCTGCCGGTCAATCGCACCACTGTCCTGAAGATGAACGCCGAGGATGTCATCCACTCCTTCTGGGTGCCGGAGTTCCGCGTGAAGCAAGACCTGGTGCCGGGGCGCGAGACAACGTTGCGCATCACGCCGACGGAGACCGGGGCCTACAAGTTGCGCTGTGCCGAGATCTGCGGCCTCAACCACACCCAGATGGAAGCCGACGTGCGCATCCTCAGCGTCGAGGAGTTCGATGCCTGGGTGGCCGAGAAGTCGGCCGCACCGGCCTTTGCCGAGATGACCCCGGAAGAACGGGGCGCCTATTGGGCCAGCGCCGAGGGTTTCGGCTGCGTGGCTTGCCATTCCTCCGACGGCACGCCCGGCGTCGGCCCCACCTGGCAGGGCCTCTATCAGCGGCAGGAGCAATTGACCGACGGTTCGACCATCACCGCCGACGACGCTTACATCATCAACTCGATCAACGAGCCGAACGCGCAGATCGTTGTTGGCTTCAACCCCAACATCATGCCGCAGAACTATCTGGAACAGTTCACCACGCGCGAACAAGAGATCGAAGCGGCCGAAGCGATTGACCTCGACATCGCCGCCGATCTGATCGCCTACATCAAGACACTCCAGTAAAGGCCGCCATCAGGGAGCAGAAAGATGTTCAGAACACTCAAAGTACTACTCACCTCAGCCTTGGTCAAAGGTCTTGTCGGCCAGTTCGTGGCCTGGGCGCTGGGCTATGCCTTCATCGCCGGGTTGCGCGCGCTGCGCGGCATGCCGACGCCGTGGCTCTATGAACCGGCGGTGGCCTTCGGCGGGATTATCAGCGTCATCGGCTTCCTGCTGGCCGCGGGCGTGTTGACCGACTGGCTCAAGTGGGTCGTCGGCAAGCGGACGCCCCTGCGCCACGGCACGCCGGAAGGCAAGCCGGAGTGGTCGCGCTACGTCAACGTCGACTACAACCACAAGGTCATCGGCATCCAATATGGCATCACGTCCCTGTTGGTGCTGTTGATCGGCGGCAGCTTCGCCATCATCTTCCGCATCGAACTGGCCCAGCCGAGTATGCAGTGGTTGAACAACGACCAGTTCAACACGCTGTTCAGCGCCCACGGCATCGTGATGATCGCCAGCATCCTCTTGGGCGTCGGCGCGATGGTCAACTATCTGGTGCCGCTGATGATCGGCGCGTCGGACATGGCCTTCCCGCGGCTGAACGCCTTCAGCTACTGGGTCGGTCTGCCGGCGGTCGTCCTCATCCTGATGGGCATGGCCGTCGGCGGTTGGGATACCGGCTGGGTGGGTTACGCCACGCTCAGCCTGCGCGCGCCGCTGGGCGTCGTGCTCTTCCTGTTGGGGTTCTGGATCAACGGCTTCTCGTCGATTGCCAGCTCGATCAACATGCTGGTGACGACGGCCACCATGCGCGCCAAGGGCATGACCCTGTTCCGCATGCCCATCTTCGTTTGGGGCGCGGCGGCGGCCTCGATCATCCAGTTGACCTCGACGCAGACCGTCGGCGTGGCCCTGACGATGAGCATCGCCGAGCGCGTGCTGGGGTTGAACTTCTTCGACCCGGCCGGCGGCGGCAATCCCATCCTCTATCAACATCTTTTCTGGTTCTATTCCCACCCGGTTGTCTACGTGTTCGTGTTGCCCGGCCTGGGTGTCATCAGCGAGTTGCTGCCCGTCTTCGCCCGCAAGCCGCTATTTGGCTACCGCTGGGTGGCGCTGTCCAGTATGGGCATCGCCCTGGTCGGCTTCCTGGTCTGGGCCCATCATATGTTCACGTCGGGCATGGCTGACGCGTTGCGCGTGCCATTCATGTTCTCCACGATGCTCGTGGCCGTCCCGACCGGCGTCAAGTTCTTCAGTTGGGTCGCCACCATCTGGGAGGGCAAGCTGCCCAAAAACCCGCCGACGCCGCTGCTGTTTGTGCTGGGTTCCATCTCGGTCTTCCTCATCGGCGGCGTGACCGGGCCAATCCTGGGCACGATTCCCACCGACCTGCATTTGCACGATAGCTACTGGATCGTCGGCCACTTCCACGCCACGATGTTCGGCGGCTTCATCTTCCCGTTCTTTGCCGCGCTCTACTACTGGTATCCCAAGATCAGCGGCCATATGTACAAGGAATCGCTGGGCAAGCTGCATTTCTGGCTGATGCTGCCCGCCTTCTGGGTGATGAGTATCGGGCAGATGAGTGTTGGCCTGCTGGGTATGCGCCGGCGCGTGGCCGACTATGACCCGGCGTTGGGCATCACCACAACCCACGTCCTGATCACCCTGGCCGCGCTGGTCATCGGCTGGTCGGTCTTGATCATGATCTACAACTTCATCGCCAGCGCCCGGATGGAGCGCGTGGCCGAGACGAACCCGTGGCGGTCGCGCTCGCCGGAATGGCAGATTCCCTCGCCGGTGCCCGAGTTCAACTACGATGTACCGTTCGAGGTCGTCGGCGATCCCTACGACTACGGTCTGGTCGGTTCGAGCTATATTCGTGATGCCCTGCCCGCGCCTTCGGGTGATTAGCCGAGGAGATGAGACGAAACGATGAATGACAAAAAAGCGGCCGCCTACCGGCTGGGCCTGATCACCCTGGGGCTTCTGGCCGTGCTGACCATAGGCGAGTACTTTGTGGCCGTCAACCTGGGATCACTGGTGTTGCTGTTTATCATCGCCGTGGTGAAGGCAGCGATTATCGTCCAAAACTTCATGCACATCACGCGGCTATGGCGTGAGGAGAGTCACTGATGAGCGCTGTATCCGCCCACGCCCCCCACGACGAGGCCCACGCCCACGAAATACCCTATGCGACCCAGCTCCGTTCCAACCGGCTGGGGCTGTGGCTGTTCATGTTCTCCGAGATGTTCCTGTTTGGGGCGCTTTTCGCCGCGCGCTTTGTGCTGTGGGGCAATACGCGGCCCGACCTGAGCCAGGAGATCGGCCTGTTGGCGACGGGTATCCTGCTCCTGAGCAGCTTCTTCATGTACCGCAGCGAAGTCGGCGCGGCCCACGGCGACCGCACCAGGTTCCTGCGCAGCGCCCTGCTGGCGGCGTTGATGGGCACGATCTTCTTCGTCATGGTCGTGGTCATGGAGTGGAACGTCTTCGGCCTGAGCGGGGAGCTATTCGGTATCGAACTATTCGGCCATCTCAAGCCGTCGGATGGCGTCTATGGCGGCGTCTTCTACGCCATGACCGGAATGCACGCGCTCCACGTCCTCAGCGGCATCGTCCTGATCCTCATCATCTGGTGGAACGGCCGGCGCGGCTTCTTTACCCCTGAGCGGCATTGGGGCGTCGAGGCCACGGCCATCTACTGGCATTACGTTGACGTGGTGTGGGTCTTCTTCTACCCGGCCCTCTACCTGATGGGCCAGGTTGCCGGCTAACCGGTCAACCGGCCAACCGCGGGGCAACGCTTGAACAAGAGAAGGGCCACGGCTGAACGTTGGGTAAGCCGTGGCCTTTTTTGATCCCCATCCGGCCCGTCACTCGCTACAATTATCATTATGGATCCTGTCGCGCGGGCGGCGCTAGCCTCATGGGATTGGCGCCCGGAAGTCATCGTGGGCGTGCTGCTGCTGGGCACGCTCTTCTGGGTCGGCTGGCGGCGGCTGCGGGCCATCAGCGGGCGGAGCCGGGGCCGGCGCGCGCTGGGGGCTGGGTGGCGGCCGGTGTCCTATACCGCCGGTTTGCTGGTCATCGCTCTCGCCCTCATGTCGCCGCTGGACGTGCTCGTCCAACAACTGTTCTTCATGCACATGA is drawn from Candidatus Promineifilum breve and contains these coding sequences:
- the coxB gene encoding cytochrome c oxidase subunit II, whose translation is MGRLKHPISIIILVALATLGLRFLFSYILALPFAASAEAGPIDTLFNAHFWMIAFLFSLIMVMMIYSVFVFRRADDDDSDGPHVHSNTRLEIGWTIVPTFVVLGFGVWGAVILNEITRPKEGEMTVNVTGKQWIWSFAYPEQEDVQSGELVLPVNRTTVLKMNAEDVIHSFWVPEFRVKQDLVPGRETTLRITPTETGAYKLRCAEICGLNHTQMEADVRILSVEEFDAWVAEKSAAPAFAEMTPEERGAYWASAEGFGCVACHSSDGTPGVGPTWQGLYQRQEQLTDGSTITADDAYIINSINEPNAQIVVGFNPNIMPQNYLEQFTTREQEIEAAEAIDLDIAADLIAYIKTLQ
- a CDS encoding cytochrome c oxidase subunit I, with amino-acid sequence MFRTLKVLLTSALVKGLVGQFVAWALGYAFIAGLRALRGMPTPWLYEPAVAFGGIISVIGFLLAAGVLTDWLKWVVGKRTPLRHGTPEGKPEWSRYVNVDYNHKVIGIQYGITSLLVLLIGGSFAIIFRIELAQPSMQWLNNDQFNTLFSAHGIVMIASILLGVGAMVNYLVPLMIGASDMAFPRLNAFSYWVGLPAVVLILMGMAVGGWDTGWVGYATLSLRAPLGVVLFLLGFWINGFSSIASSINMLVTTATMRAKGMTLFRMPIFVWGAAAASIIQLTSTQTVGVALTMSIAERVLGLNFFDPAGGGNPILYQHLFWFYSHPVVYVFVLPGLGVISELLPVFARKPLFGYRWVALSSMGIALVGFLVWAHHMFTSGMADALRVPFMFSTMLVAVPTGVKFFSWVATIWEGKLPKNPPTPLLFVLGSISVFLIGGVTGPILGTIPTDLHLHDSYWIVGHFHATMFGGFIFPFFAALYYWYPKISGHMYKESLGKLHFWLMLPAFWVMSIGQMSVGLLGMRRRVADYDPALGITTTHVLITLAALVIGWSVLIMIYNFIASARMERVAETNPWRSRSPEWQIPSPVPEFNYDVPFEVVGDPYDYGLVGSSYIRDALPAPSGD
- a CDS encoding cytochrome c oxidase subunit 3, with amino-acid sequence MSAVSAHAPHDEAHAHEIPYATQLRSNRLGLWLFMFSEMFLFGALFAARFVLWGNTRPDLSQEIGLLATGILLLSSFFMYRSEVGAAHGDRTRFLRSALLAALMGTIFFVMVVVMEWNVFGLSGELFGIELFGHLKPSDGVYGGVFYAMTGMHALHVLSGIVLILIIWWNGRRGFFTPERHWGVEATAIYWHYVDVVWVFFYPALYLMGQVAG